One stretch of Lysobacter sp. TY2-98 DNA includes these proteins:
- a CDS encoding autotransporter serine protease: protein MKTRSTRAARAGLARSLLSCAVVATLAVGVSLPVAAQQAPADPGRTGNPDSWLTEEFNADWGLAAINAQYAYARGLTGRGVRLGIFDSGVALGHNEFAGKQTRSIHIADLMRDGVACANTTALAGPDACFSSDGGSVAIDYFEYTDDDRALVQYLTDIGYFYDWVPEYLESLAGFHYGTHGTHVAGTMTANRDGNGTQGVAFGADFSASRLFSNTYQDLFALLGDPSGQNYAIGPDSSAVQSMYAQMAAQGVRAINHSWGLSSEPNTAADMDELYSLDGVPEYFQTYADPSLNDHILQVFAAGNNSGDIAGIYATLPRYVDGLEKYWVSVVNINETGEIDSSSSICGLSKDWCVAAPGTDIGSTVVSGSIEGLVVRDEDGNVIGLDVTGENPEYDYGLMTGTSMAAPHVTGALALLMERFPYLDNPQVRDVLLTTATDLGDAGVDDIYGWGLIDLKKAIEGPGLLRVDTDVVMNTRAGGIQTWSGLAWDDWTNDIGGPGRLTKSGIGWLRLSGDNAFAGATVKQGVLELTGDNTLTAATNVDGGVLLLGGRLDGSALTVNANGVATINGAVSGAATRVNAGGRIGGNGALDGLSVYGTIAPGNSIGTLHVNGTYVQGVGSFFDAELGANGASDRIAVDGNAVLQGGTVRLLGAPGTYLLGQQYTLLTANSGVAGQFQTVDRGAFSPFLRFDLAYAPTAVGINVVRGMALADAGATWNQRQVGAAADATAMSNPLLTSLTQLFPAQAQPAFDALSGEAHASTRGVLIDASRHVRDAALSRGLSQAAPDQSADGATSLWAQGMATDGHVDADGNAARIDAQGSGIFVGADHAFAGNWTIGGLLGSSREDLAVPARGSRGDTNDRHVALYGGGFVGPVALHGGIAWSSHAVDMRRRVAFADVDQTLTSDYDARTTQAFVEGSYRFGSAAWSVEPYGQLAQVRVDSDRFTETGGSAALTVDGDSRVNLASAGVRFAVMPTGSGQTPGWFQLRGGVGYRHASGDLDSPTTAMWNGGGAFVVHGATLVDNAWTAEAGIGAWLSPQTLVELGYSGQYGDEASDHRLDAKVSVQF, encoded by the coding sequence ATGAAGACTCGTTCCACGCGTGCCGCCCGCGCCGGGCTCGCGCGCTCGTTGCTGTCGTGTGCTGTCGTCGCCACTCTTGCCGTCGGCGTGTCGCTGCCGGTCGCTGCCCAACAGGCACCCGCCGACCCCGGCCGTACCGGGAATCCGGACAGCTGGTTGACCGAAGAATTCAATGCGGACTGGGGCCTCGCCGCGATCAACGCGCAGTACGCCTACGCGCGGGGCCTGACCGGCCGCGGCGTGCGACTCGGGATCTTCGACAGCGGTGTCGCACTCGGTCACAACGAATTCGCCGGCAAGCAGACGCGCAGCATCCATATCGCCGACCTGATGCGCGACGGCGTGGCCTGCGCCAACACGACCGCACTCGCCGGCCCGGACGCGTGCTTCAGCTCTGACGGCGGCAGCGTCGCCATCGACTACTTCGAGTACACCGACGACGATCGCGCGCTGGTCCAGTACCTCACCGACATCGGCTACTTCTACGACTGGGTGCCGGAGTATCTCGAGTCGCTGGCCGGCTTCCATTACGGCACGCACGGCACGCACGTCGCCGGCACGATGACCGCCAATCGCGACGGCAACGGCACGCAGGGCGTGGCGTTCGGTGCCGACTTCAGCGCCTCGCGCCTGTTCTCGAACACCTATCAGGATCTGTTCGCGCTACTGGGCGACCCCAGCGGGCAGAACTACGCGATCGGTCCCGACAGCAGCGCCGTGCAGAGCATGTACGCGCAGATGGCCGCGCAGGGCGTTCGCGCGATCAATCACAGCTGGGGCCTGTCGAGCGAGCCGAACACCGCTGCGGACATGGACGAGCTGTACAGCCTCGACGGCGTGCCGGAGTATTTCCAGACCTACGCTGATCCGTCGCTCAACGACCACATCCTTCAGGTCTTCGCCGCGGGCAACAACAGTGGCGACATCGCGGGCATCTACGCCACGCTGCCGCGCTACGTCGACGGGCTCGAGAAGTACTGGGTGAGCGTCGTCAACATCAATGAAACCGGCGAGATCGATTCGAGCTCCAGCATCTGCGGCCTGAGCAAGGACTGGTGCGTGGCTGCGCCGGGCACTGACATCGGGTCGACGGTCGTCAGCGGCTCCATCGAGGGCTTGGTCGTGCGCGACGAGGACGGCAACGTCATCGGCCTCGACGTCACCGGCGAGAACCCGGAATACGACTACGGCCTGATGACCGGTACGTCGATGGCAGCGCCGCACGTCACGGGTGCGCTCGCGCTGCTGATGGAGCGATTCCCGTACCTCGACAATCCTCAGGTCCGTGATGTCCTGCTCACCACGGCCACCGACCTCGGCGATGCCGGTGTCGACGATATCTACGGCTGGGGCCTGATCGATCTCAAGAAGGCGATCGAAGGCCCGGGGCTGCTGCGCGTCGACACCGACGTGGTCATGAACACGCGCGCAGGTGGCATCCAGACGTGGTCGGGCCTCGCGTGGGACGACTGGACCAACGACATCGGCGGCCCGGGTCGCCTGACCAAGTCAGGCATCGGCTGGCTGCGCCTGTCGGGCGACAACGCGTTTGCCGGCGCCACGGTGAAGCAGGGCGTGCTCGAACTGACCGGCGACAACACGCTCACCGCCGCGACCAATGTCGACGGTGGCGTGTTGCTGCTGGGTGGCCGGCTCGACGGCAGCGCGCTGACCGTCAACGCGAACGGCGTGGCGACGATCAACGGCGCGGTGTCGGGCGCAGCGACGCGCGTCAACGCCGGCGGCCGCATCGGCGGCAACGGCGCGCTCGATGGCTTGTCTGTCTACGGCACCATCGCGCCGGGCAACAGCATCGGCACGCTGCACGTCAACGGCACCTACGTGCAGGGTGTGGGCTCGTTCTTCGACGCCGAACTCGGCGCGAACGGCGCATCGGACCGCATCGCGGTCGACGGCAACGCCGTGCTGCAAGGCGGTACCGTGCGCCTGCTCGGCGCGCCGGGCACCTACCTGCTGGGTCAGCAATACACCCTGCTCACCGCGAACAGCGGCGTCGCCGGTCAGTTCCAGACGGTGGATCGCGGCGCGTTCTCGCCGTTCCTGCGTTTCGATCTCGCGTACGCACCCACCGCGGTCGGCATCAACGTCGTGCGCGGCATGGCCCTCGCGGACGCGGGCGCGACGTGGAACCAGCGCCAGGTTGGTGCGGCGGCCGACGCCACCGCCATGTCGAACCCGCTGCTCACGTCGCTGACACAGCTGTTCCCCGCGCAGGCGCAGCCGGCGTTCGACGCACTCAGCGGCGAAGCGCATGCGAGCACGCGTGGGGTGCTGATCGACGCGAGCCGTCATGTCCGTGATGCGGCGCTCTCGCGCGGCCTCTCGCAGGCGGCGCCGGACCAGAGTGCCGACGGCGCGACGTCGCTGTGGGCGCAGGGGATGGCGACCGACGGCCACGTCGACGCCGACGGCAACGCCGCGCGGATCGACGCGCAGGGCAGCGGCATCTTTGTCGGCGCCGACCATGCGTTCGCGGGCAACTGGACGATCGGCGGTTTGCTGGGCAGCAGCCGCGAAGATCTAGCGGTCCCCGCGCGCGGTAGCCGCGGCGATACCAACGATCGTCACGTCGCGCTGTACGGCGGCGGTTTCGTCGGGCCGGTCGCCCTCCACGGCGGTATCGCGTGGTCCAGCCATGCGGTGGACATGCGTCGCCGTGTCGCATTCGCCGATGTCGACCAGACGCTGACGTCGGACTACGACGCCCGCACCACGCAGGCGTTCGTCGAAGGCAGCTATCGCTTCGGCTCGGCGGCCTGGTCGGTCGAACCCTACGGCCAGCTGGCGCAGGTGCGCGTGGATTCGGATCGTTTCACCGAGACGGGCGGCAGCGCGGCGTTGACGGTCGACGGGGACAGCCGCGTCAACCTCGCATCGGCCGGCGTGCGCTTCGCGGTGATGCCGACGGGCAGCGGCCAGACGCCGGGCTGGTTCCAGCTGCGCGGCGGCGTCGGTTACCGCCACGCCTCGGGTGACCTGGACTCGCCGACGACGGCGATGTGGAACGGTGGCGGCGCCTTCGTGGTGCACGGCGCGACGCTCGTCGACAACGCATGGACGGCGGAAGCCGGCATCGGCGCGTGGTTGAGCCCGCAGACGCTGGTCGAGCTCGGCTACAGCGGCCAGTACGGCGATGAAGCCAGCGATCACCGCCTCGACGCCAAGGTCTCCGTGCAGTTCTGA
- the plsB gene encoding glycerol-3-phosphate 1-O-acyltransferase PlsB, which yields MPAMAQQTPLPLPDAQPPANGDDTTPPAPTAPTGDGIEAEPARAIDPAQPDLPMPGAGRGDGPAPRPSRPPSRPLWARVLERIMAPWVALKIEPASPAEHVPDWNGRPVCYVLEDYGLSNALILDRACREAGLPSPLTPLPGDPTGRGRAYVALSRRNVGPIAPLPNIPGVLERPRVENGKSHSESLARLIEAHRSDASLDVQLVPVSIFVGRAPEKTTGWFSVLFSENWQLVGRFRRLLSIALNGRETYVRFAPPVSLRTIVDEGLPPERTVRKLSRVLRAHFRRIRSAVIGPDLSTRRLLVDRVLAAPTVLDAIADQARRDNSSMADAWKKAHALAYEIAADYSHPVVRSVSFLLAPVWNRIYRGVLVHHLDRLKEDAPGHEVIYVPCHRSHMDYLLISYLLYTRGIVPPHIAAGVNLNLPVVGTLLRKGGAFFLRRSIRGSALYSAVFSEYLAQLVAGGYSIEYFIEGGRSRTGRLLQPKGGMIAMTLRAYLRAPTRPVLFQPVYIGYEKLMEGRSYLDELSGKPKEKESIWQLLMGIPKVLGSNYGQVVVNFGQPIRLADVLAEKAPDWDGKPVPEDAKPSWLNDTVDTLADRIQINVNGAADVNPINLLALALLSTPKHAMSEVDLLEQIALSKKLLAQLPYSDRVTVTPHTPEEIIAHGEEINVLVRVKHPLGDVLEVDDEKAVLLSYFRNNVLHLFTAAAWVACCFQHNRRMTLSSVLRLGRSVYPFLQSELFLPWSEDDFAERLRATVDLFQAEGLLRRRDDDDPEQLSRSASQSDEVFRLRAIGHSLQQAFERYYIAISVLVKNGPGTLSAGELETLCHLAAQRLSLLYAPAAPEFFDKSLFRGFIAKLRELRMVWADENGKLTFDARLDAWARDAKFILGRELRHSIEKVSPEAAEAAKASATKAAS from the coding sequence ATGCCGGCGATGGCCCAACAGACGCCCCTGCCGTTACCGGACGCCCAGCCGCCCGCGAACGGCGACGACACGACGCCTCCCGCTCCGACCGCGCCTACGGGCGACGGGATCGAAGCCGAGCCCGCGCGCGCGATCGACCCCGCCCAACCCGACCTCCCCATGCCCGGCGCCGGCCGCGGCGACGGTCCCGCGCCGCGCCCGTCGCGCCCGCCCTCGCGTCCCCTGTGGGCGCGCGTGCTGGAGCGGATCATGGCGCCTTGGGTCGCGCTCAAGATCGAGCCGGCCTCGCCGGCCGAGCACGTGCCCGACTGGAACGGACGCCCCGTCTGCTACGTACTCGAGGACTACGGCCTCTCCAATGCCCTGATCCTCGATCGCGCCTGCCGCGAGGCCGGGTTGCCGTCGCCGCTGACGCCGCTGCCGGGCGATCCCACCGGTCGCGGTCGCGCCTACGTCGCGCTGTCGCGTCGCAACGTCGGGCCGATCGCGCCGCTGCCGAACATCCCGGGTGTGCTCGAACGCCCGCGCGTCGAGAACGGCAAGTCGCATTCGGAATCGCTGGCGCGCCTGATCGAGGCGCACCGCAGCGATGCCTCGCTCGACGTGCAGCTGGTGCCGGTGTCGATCTTCGTCGGCCGCGCGCCGGAGAAGACGACGGGCTGGTTCTCGGTGCTGTTCTCCGAGAACTGGCAGCTGGTCGGTCGCTTCCGCCGCCTGCTGTCGATCGCGCTCAACGGCCGCGAAACCTACGTGCGCTTCGCGCCGCCGGTGTCGCTGCGCACGATCGTCGACGAAGGCCTGCCGCCGGAACGCACAGTGCGCAAACTGTCTCGCGTGCTGCGGGCGCACTTCCGACGCATCCGCAGTGCGGTGATCGGACCGGATCTGTCGACGCGCCGTCTGCTGGTCGATCGTGTGCTTGCCGCGCCGACCGTGCTCGACGCGATCGCCGACCAGGCGCGTCGCGACAACAGCAGCATGGCCGATGCGTGGAAGAAGGCGCACGCGCTCGCGTACGAGATCGCGGCCGACTATTCGCATCCCGTGGTGCGCTCGGTGAGTTTCCTGCTCGCGCCGGTGTGGAACCGCATCTATCGCGGCGTGCTCGTCCATCACCTGGACCGACTGAAGGAAGACGCGCCGGGCCATGAAGTCATCTATGTGCCCTGCCACCGCAGCCACATGGATTACCTGCTGATCAGCTACCTGCTGTACACGCGGGGGATCGTGCCCCCGCATATTGCAGCGGGCGTCAATCTCAACCTGCCCGTCGTCGGCACGCTGCTGCGCAAGGGCGGTGCGTTCTTCCTGCGACGGTCGATCCGCGGCAGTGCGCTGTATTCCGCAGTGTTTTCCGAATACCTCGCGCAGCTGGTCGCCGGCGGTTATTCGATCGAGTACTTCATCGAGGGTGGCCGCTCGCGCACCGGTCGCCTGCTGCAGCCCAAGGGCGGCATGATCGCCATGACGCTGCGCGCCTACCTGCGCGCGCCGACCCGTCCGGTGCTGTTCCAGCCGGTCTACATCGGCTACGAGAAGCTGATGGAAGGACGCAGCTATCTCGACGAGCTCTCCGGCAAGCCGAAGGAGAAGGAATCGATCTGGCAGCTGCTGATGGGCATTCCCAAGGTGCTCGGAAGCAACTACGGCCAGGTGGTGGTGAACTTCGGCCAGCCGATCCGCCTCGCGGACGTGCTCGCGGAAAAAGCGCCCGACTGGGACGGCAAGCCCGTGCCCGAAGACGCGAAACCGTCGTGGCTCAACGACACCGTCGACACGCTGGCCGATCGCATCCAGATCAACGTCAACGGCGCGGCAGACGTCAATCCGATCAACCTGCTCGCGCTTGCGCTGCTGTCGACGCCCAAGCACGCGATGAGCGAAGTCGACCTGCTCGAGCAGATTGCGCTGAGCAAGAAGCTGCTCGCGCAGCTGCCGTATTCGGACCGCGTCACCGTCACGCCGCACACGCCCGAAGAGATCATCGCGCACGGCGAGGAGATCAACGTCCTCGTACGCGTGAAGCATCCGCTGGGCGACGTGCTGGAAGTCGACGACGAGAAGGCGGTGCTGCTCAGCTACTTCCGCAACAACGTGCTGCACCTGTTCACCGCGGCGGCGTGGGTCGCGTGCTGCTTCCAGCACAACCGCCGCATGACGCTGTCGTCGGTGCTGCGCCTGGGCCGCAGCGTGTATCCGTTCCTGCAGAGCGAACTGTTCCTGCCGTGGAGCGAGGACGACTTCGCCGAGCGTCTGCGCGCGACCGTCGACCTGTTCCAGGCCGAAGGCCTGCTGCGTCGTCGCGACGACGACGATCCGGAACAGCTGTCGCGCAGCGCCAGTCAGTCCGACGAGGTGTTCCGTCTTCGTGCGATCGGCCACTCGCTGCAGCAGGCGTTCGAGCGCTACTACATCGCGATTTCGGTGCTGGTGAAGAACGGTCCGGGCACGCTGAGCGCCGGCGAACTGGAGACGCTCTGCCACCTCGCCGCGCAGCGCCTGTCGCTGTTGTACGCACCGGCCGCGCCCGAGTTCTTCGACAAGTCGCTGTTCCGCGGCTTCATCGCCAAGCTGCGCGAGCTGCGCATGGTGTGGGCCGACGAGAACGGCAAGCTCACCTTCGACGCGCGCCTCGACGCCTGGGCCCGGGACGCGAAGTTCATCCTCGGCCGCGAGCTGCGGCATTCGATCGAGAAGGTCAGCCCGGAGGCGGCCGAGGCCGCGAAAGCGTCGGCGACGAAAGCCGCGTCCTGA
- a CDS encoding YdcH family protein: MTDGRSPADIARQLADLREQHRDLDLAIDGLGHAAVRDELAVTRLKKRKLQLKDAIARLESALIPDEPA; the protein is encoded by the coding sequence ATGACCGACGGCCGAAGCCCCGCCGACATCGCCCGCCAGCTCGCCGACCTGCGCGAGCAGCATCGCGATCTCGACCTCGCCATCGACGGCCTGGGCCACGCGGCCGTCCGCGACGAACTCGCCGTCACCCGGCTGAAGAAGCGCAAGCTCCAGCTGAAGGACGCGATCGCGCGGCTGGAGTCGGCGCTGATCCCGGACGAGCCTGCGTAG
- the ttcA gene encoding tRNA 2-thiocytidine(32) synthetase TtcA, with product MSTVVPIIPLPEPLPPRAKRAQHEANKLAKRLRHQVGRAIADFGMIEDGDKVMVCLSGGKDSYTMLDILLQLQKKAPVKFELVAVNLDQKQPDFPEHVLPAYLESIGVPYKILEQDTYSVVTRVVPEGKTMCSLCSRLRRGALYTYAEQEGFTKIALGHHRDDLVATFFLNLFFHAKLSGMPPKLQSDDGKHVVIRPLAYSKEEDIAAYADAKAFPIIPCNLCGSQENLQRKQVKRMMDAWEQESPGRIETMARALGDIRPSQLSDTKLFDFLALGRHGDAPLPDAHAWLAGEPHDARDD from the coding sequence ATGAGTACCGTCGTTCCGATCATCCCGCTGCCCGAACCGCTGCCGCCACGCGCCAAGCGCGCGCAGCACGAGGCCAACAAGCTCGCCAAGCGCCTGCGTCACCAGGTCGGCCGGGCGATCGCCGACTTCGGCATGATCGAAGACGGCGACAAGGTGATGGTCTGCCTGTCCGGCGGCAAGGACAGCTACACCATGCTCGACATCCTTCTGCAGCTGCAGAAGAAGGCGCCGGTGAAGTTCGAGCTGGTCGCGGTGAATCTCGACCAGAAGCAGCCCGACTTTCCGGAACACGTGCTGCCGGCGTATCTCGAGTCGATCGGCGTGCCGTACAAGATCCTCGAGCAGGACACGTATTCGGTCGTCACGCGCGTCGTGCCGGAAGGCAAGACCATGTGCTCGCTGTGCTCGCGCCTGCGCCGCGGCGCCCTGTACACGTATGCCGAGCAGGAAGGCTTTACCAAGATCGCACTCGGTCACCATCGCGACGACCTCGTCGCGACGTTCTTCCTCAACCTGTTCTTCCACGCGAAGCTGTCGGGCATGCCGCCCAAGCTGCAGAGCGACGACGGCAAGCACGTGGTGATCCGCCCGCTCGCGTATTCGAAGGAAGAGGACATCGCGGCCTACGCGGACGCGAAGGCGTTCCCGATCATTCCGTGCAACCTCTGCGGCTCGCAGGAGAACCTGCAGCGCAAGCAGGTGAAGCGGATGATGGATGCGTGGGAGCAGGAATCGCCCGGTCGCATCGAGACCATGGCGCGCGCGCTCGGCGACATCCGCCCGTCGCAGCTGTCCGATACGAAGCTGTTCGACTTCCTCGCGCTCGGTCGACACGGCGATGCGCCCTTGCCCGATGCGCATGCTTGGCTCGCCGGCGAACCGCACGACGCGCGCGACGACTGA
- a CDS encoding recombination-associated protein RdgC: MFFRNLTLFRFPTSLELDAFDAGLAECALRPVGPMELSTRGFVSPFGRDTEGFKHMLDEAYWLAIGSEDRLLPGAVVNDLLQKKLDDIEEKEGRRPGGRTRKRLKDELITELLPRAFVRPSRTDAILDMKQGIVAIDTSSKKSAESVVSEIRRALGSFPALPLNAEIAPRSVLTGWVAGEALPDGLSLGDECELRDALDQGAVVKCQRMELADNAEIDKHLQSGKQVTRLALTLDDHVSFVLGEDLVIRKFKLLDGAVDTLENTEREDLRAELEARFALMSHELRRLFTVLEPALKLSKVE; encoded by the coding sequence ATGTTCTTCCGCAATCTCACTCTGTTCCGTTTTCCCACGTCGCTCGAACTCGACGCCTTCGATGCTGGCCTCGCCGAATGCGCACTGCGCCCGGTCGGTCCGATGGAGCTGTCCACGCGTGGCTTCGTCTCGCCGTTCGGTCGTGACACCGAAGGCTTCAAGCACATGCTCGACGAGGCCTATTGGCTGGCGATCGGCAGCGAGGACCGGCTGCTGCCGGGTGCCGTCGTCAACGATCTGCTGCAGAAGAAGCTCGACGACATTGAGGAAAAGGAAGGCCGTCGACCGGGCGGTCGCACCCGCAAGCGGCTGAAGGACGAGCTGATCACCGAGCTGCTGCCGCGCGCGTTCGTGCGGCCGTCGCGTACCGACGCCATCCTCGACATGAAGCAGGGCATCGTCGCGATCGACACGTCGAGCAAGAAGTCGGCCGAAAGCGTCGTCAGCGAAATCCGCCGCGCGCTCGGCAGCTTTCCCGCGCTGCCACTCAATGCCGAGATCGCGCCGCGTTCGGTGTTGACCGGCTGGGTCGCAGGCGAAGCGCTGCCGGACGGCCTCAGCCTCGGCGACGAATGCGAGCTGCGCGACGCGCTCGACCAGGGTGCGGTGGTGAAGTGCCAGCGCATGGAACTCGCCGACAACGCCGAGATCGACAAGCACCTCCAGTCGGGCAAGCAGGTCACGCGGCTCGCATTGACGCTCGATGACCACGTGAGCTTCGTGCTCGGCGAGGATCTCGTCATCCGCAAGTTCAAGCTGCTGGACGGCGCGGTCGACACGCTGGAGAACACCGAACGCGAGGATCTGCGCGCCGAGCTCGAAGCGCGCTTTGCGCTGATGAGCCACGAGCTGCGCCGGCTGTTCACCGTGCTCGAGCCGGCACTCAAGCTGTCGAAGGTGGAGTAA
- a CDS encoding SprT family zinc-dependent metalloprotease, whose protein sequence is MFFRARPPRSAPPPVREPLRVVLPDGRVVEVKRVDNRRVRGLRLTVTERGIRLTVPPRTSDRRARAFVQEHAAWLAGQLAHTFGTVQPLEIGASATLPLRGVDAPLQWRDGRFLRVELDGDAVVATLPPAIAEAAVRKAFSNFYLGQARADVGRWMPRYLPTLPRPPKAVTIRPLTSLWGSLAPDDRMRLDLALVLAPPAAFEYVLVHELCHLIQANHSAAFWDEVEQRYPEWEPQRELLRSRGRPIKAALRAVCEMPGIPHH, encoded by the coding sequence ATGTTCTTCCGCGCGCGACCGCCGCGCAGCGCACCGCCCCCGGTGCGCGAGCCGTTGCGGGTCGTGCTGCCGGACGGACGCGTGGTCGAGGTCAAGCGCGTCGACAACCGGCGCGTCCGCGGCCTGCGACTGACGGTGACCGAGCGCGGCATCCGGCTCACGGTGCCGCCGCGTACCAGCGACCGCCGCGCGCGCGCGTTCGTGCAGGAACACGCGGCGTGGCTGGCGGGCCAGCTCGCACACACGTTCGGCACCGTTCAACCGCTCGAGATCGGCGCCAGTGCGACGCTGCCGCTACGTGGCGTCGACGCACCGCTGCAGTGGCGCGACGGCCGTTTCCTGCGGGTCGAGCTCGATGGCGATGCCGTCGTCGCGACGCTGCCGCCGGCGATCGCCGAAGCCGCCGTGCGCAAGGCGTTCTCGAACTTCTATCTCGGCCAGGCACGCGCCGACGTCGGCCGCTGGATGCCCCGGTATCTGCCGACGCTGCCGCGCCCGCCGAAGGCGGTGACGATCCGCCCGCTGACGTCGCTGTGGGGCTCGCTCGCGCCCGACGACCGCATGCGCCTCGACCTCGCCCTCGTGCTCGCGCCGCCCGCGGCGTTCGAGTACGTGCTGGTGCACGAGCTCTGCCACCTCATCCAAGCGAACCACTCGGCCGCATTCTGGGACGAGGTCGAGCAGCGCTATCCCGAGTGGGAGCCGCAGCGCGAGCTGCTACGGTCCCGTGGCCGCCCCATCAAGGCCGCGTTGCGCGCGGTCTGCGAGATGCCGGGGATCCCGCATCACTGA